From Nicotiana tabacum cultivar K326 chromosome 22, ASM71507v2, whole genome shotgun sequence, one genomic window encodes:
- the LOC142176773 gene encoding myricetin 3-O-methyltransferase 3-like produces the protein MASSMDKIVISNEEENSMMKAMHLPTGLILNMVLKAVIELGLFEIIAKANSQLSSYDIASQLPTKNPKAPLVLERILRFLASQSFLTSNISKDDDGKIHTSYNLTPLSKSLISDKDGSSFASFLLLATDRVAVNSWIHLKDAILEGEIPFNKAHGMHAFEYHGKDSRFNMVFNKAMQNISSIEMKRILESYTGFQGVKEVIDVGGGLGVSLASIISKYPNIKGINFDLPHVIKDAPNHAGIEHVGGDMFKSVPKGEVIILKAILHDWDDDHCLKILKNCWGALPENGKVVVIEQIQPEYPETNLLSKHSFGTDMLMITVFNGGKERTKQEFEALAKEAGFSALKIACRAYYCWVVELYKC, from the exons ATGGCTTCATCCATGGATAAAATTGTTATATCCAATGAAGAGGAAAATTCAATGATGAAGGCTATGCATCTTCCTACTGGTTTAATCCTTAACATGGTTTTGAAAGCTGTCATAGAACTTGGCTTGTTTGAGATCATAGCAAAAGCAAATAGTCAATTATCCTCCTATGATATTGCATCTCAACTTCCCACAAAAAACCCTAAAGCCCCACTTGTTCTTGAAAGGATTCTAAGGTTTCTTGCAAGCCAATCTTTTCTCACTTCCAACATTTCCAAGGATGATGATGGAAAAATTCACACATCATACAATTTGACACCTTTGAGCAAGAGTTTAATATCCGATAAAGACGGATCATCTTTTGCTTCCTTTTTACTATTGGCGACTGATCGAGTAGCTGTTAATTCCTG GATTCATTTGAAAGATGCAATTCTAGAGGGTGAAATACCATTCAACAAGGCTCATGGAATGCATGCATTTGAATACCATGGAAAAGATAGTAGATTCAATATGGTGTTCAATAAAGCTATGCAAAACATCTCTTCCATTGAAATGAAGAGAATTCTTGAGTCTTACACTGGCTTCCAAGGAGTAAAAGAGGTCATAGATGTGGGAGGTGGACTTGGGGTATCATTAGCTTCTATAATTTCCAAGTATCCTAATATCAAGGGTATTAATTTTGACCTACCCCATGTCATCAAAGATGCTCCTAACCATGCAg GCATAGAGCATGTCGGAGGAGATATGTTTAAGAGCGTTCCTAAAGGGGAGGTAATCATTCTCAAG GCGATACTTCATGATTGGGATGATGACCATTGCCTGAAAATATTGAAGAATTGTTGGGGAGCTTTGCCAGAAAATGGTAAGGTTGTGGTAATAGAACAAATACAGCCAGAATATCCAGAGACTAATCTTCTCTCTAAGCATTCATTTGGTACTGATATGTTAATGATTACTGTGTTTAATGGAGGGAAAGAAAGAACAAAGCAAGAATTTGAAGCTTTAGCAAAAGAAGCTGGATTTTCTGCACTCAAAATTGCATGTCGTGCATATTATTGTTGGGTCGTGGAATTGTACAAATGTTAA